Genomic window (Lycium barbarum isolate Lr01 chromosome 2, ASM1917538v2, whole genome shotgun sequence):
GTCGTTGTGTGAAGTTTCCCTTTACAGGCTAAAGCTATACTTTAAATAATTGGCTAAATttcaaataagatatgtaaaagcaatttttttttttgcgcggattgcccttcatttggggtggcctttaatgtttgtccttcaaatcgGTGGTCTTTAAGTAGGGAGAATAACCTATATGTGCATAAGAATAGAGTATATTTATGAAATATGacgatatttttcagtttacaaaacatatcaatagatttcttacaaaacatatacGAAAATTTTGTGTAcgaaaactgtatgaaatgtgtatatctcgctcaaagcttaaaattttcgcgcataattttgtgtatgaaaactgtatgaatatgtatatctCATTCAAagcttaaaaatttcgctcatttttttgtgtatgaaaactgtatgaaatatgtatatctcgcgcAAGGCTTAGAATTCTCATATTTTTCATGTATGAGAACTGTatagaaaaggtatgaattttgtattTAACTGTATAAAATTTGTAAAAAGTTCATGTTAGGttttggaaatttaatacaactacaacaatattgtatacaactttcatacaatttTTTTGTGTATGAGGCTGTTCTCTTGATGACTGTGATTTTGACCTCCATCTTCTTTCATGTGAATTTTTCAGATGCATAAAACTAAAtgttgattcacttattttgcaTCAGGAAAGTCCTACTAGGGCCAATGGTCATAATTTTAATGTGGGCAACCCTAACAATGAAGTTACCATGCGCCAGCTATCACCCATGTTCCAAAATTCAATTTTGAACAAAACCCAAATATTTTTCTGCCTAATTATGACTGAAAATCGGCGAAGCAAGACAGTGAAAGCCTGAAATACAATAAATTGCACAAAATCCATAAACTATTTTGCCCAAAAGAAGTAGAAAATCTGCACCTTAAATGGAGTTTCAGGTTCTTGGTATGATTGAAAATGAAAGCGCGGATTCATGATATACTATGAAAATCTCATCACAAACACAGATTCACAACTATTGTTTTGTGAAAAAATGGAATGAAATTgggaaaaggggaagggaagGGTGGCGGGAGGGAAAATGGGAAGGGGAGGGGAGGGGAAGGGTGGGCAACAAAAGGGGAAGGAAAACGTGGGCTTTTATTTTTTTCAGattcattatgttttgtaattaatttggtgtattttgtaaataagaaaaaggattcttatgttttgtactatagagtcttaagtagtcttattaggtcattttccccTTTAAGTATTGCCCTTCGCCTAACACCCTGAGGTTgtaggttcgaaccccagctcagtaaaaaaaaaaatcgcaaggcagaattttcgcGAGGCAGAGGTTGCATTTTGCAAATTCTGCCTAtttgggccttaaggcagaatttgcatgggcacaTGCAAAatttctgcccatgcaaattctgccttaatttgcatgggcagaatttaaaaaccaccattttgaggggtaaaaattaaagaccacctccagcgaagggcaatcctgcaaattgcccaaagCAAATGTCTGATGTAAATTCAATATAATCTCCATCCAagtccttgtccaagtttctcttaCCCAAATTTTTAAGCGCATGGTAATACACACTTGGCAGTTTGAATTTCAAAAATAACTTGTTCCCGTTTAGTGTTTACATCAAATTTCATTAATTTATTATAATTAGTAATAAGTTGCAATGAgagtaggggtgggcataaacaccgaaaaccgaaaaaccgaaccgaaccgaattaattcggtttttcggtttcggtttttcggtttttcgGTACGGTGTTCGGTTCCGGTTCACCGGTTTTTCGGTTTTTCGGTACGGTGTTCGGTTCCGGTTCACCGGtttttcggtttttcggtttaaccgaacaGTGCTGCTGCTACAGTGCTAATTGCTCATGTCTTTTCCAATTTCCAGTTTTCTCAGTTTGCTGCACCCCTTCTAGTTATACTTTATTTATGTTTGCTAATTGCTATGAATAGTTCTAGTTATACTTTTCCAAGGATACTACTGATTCTAAAATGTATAGTACCTTtatgttaattatttattaacgACAGAGGGATGGTGTAACAATTGAGCAAGGTTTGGACTGGTTCTGAAATAGAAGCTTAATTAATTAGATATTCGGTGTTGATCCTAAGCTTCTACTGACTTTTTCTCTTTTCCCCCATCGTGTACATTTTCGTTCTTTATGTATTGCATGATCTAGCTTACATCTTCGCATTATAGAATCGGTAAGCATATACTTAAAAACAATAAAATAgctcatttttaattaaaaaaaaaatccattttacAAGCAGAAAATATCTCATTTTAGgcccatgcaaaaaaaaaaaaccgaattaaaaaaccgaaaccgaatcgaaccgaatttcaaaaaaccgaaccgaaccgaactaatttggttcggtgttcggtgtccactttcaaaaaaccgaaaccgaaaaaaccgaaccgaagtttgaaaaaccgaaccgaaaaaccgaacgcccacccctaaatGAGAGTATGTATTGGTAAATTATGATTAGTTAATAACAATTCATACAAAATGATATATGTCATATATTGATTAGGTTTTATGAGGTGAGTaataagcctttttttttttactttctgtTTTGTCGGACAAGTGTCTACTTAATTAGTTAGAAAACACATTTATAGTGGACCACCAACTTTTCTCCTAGCTATATATTCCCCCTAAGAACGAGCCAGCAGTGCTCCAATTCACCACTTGTAtacttttcttgaattttcagcTCAGAAAGATGAAGCTGCTTCTAGCAACTCTGCTTTTGGTCACTCTTGTTCTTACCCCTTCTCTCATTCAAACCTCAATGGCTGGTTCAAGTAAGTACCAATTTCTCCATCATCTAAGAGTTTCAACCTTTTTTTatcttagggtgtgtttggtaagtAAGAAACTCTTCCAGAAAATATTGCATTGTTTGGAtagtaaaaaaatttaaatatattttttctagAAAAACAAGTTCTTAGAAATGAGGAAATGTTTCCAGTGAAACTAGGAAAAACAAGTGGCACTTTTATACAAATACAGGTATCGGGTAATTCTGTCCACCAAAGCGTGGAGATATGAAAAGACAACACCTACTTCCTCTTTCAATTTATGTGGAAGATTTGACTAATCttgaagctaaattgaattagctCAACTCAATACTTTAAAATTAAAGTTACATatacaaaaactatataaaaGCTTCACCCTGTTTTTCTACTAACTGTGGTATTCGGGTTCAATTTATTTTATCGGGGCGCACATCGTCAAATAATTCTATCCATCAAAGCTTGAACATATTGCAAAGAAAACACCTAGTGTTTTTGCCCTCGCTAAGAATTAAACTTAAAATCTCATAATTATCAACCCAGTTCATTGACCATCAAGCCGCACCCTCAAGTGTTTTTtttctaccttttttttttaaatgttttaaGTTATATGCTCTAATAATGAGTTGGGGTTGTGTTCTTTTTTGAAAGGCTATTGTGATTCAAAGTGCAAGCAAAGGTGCTCAAAGGCAGGATTAACAGACAGATGCTTGAAGTATTGTGGGATTTGTTGTGAAGAATGCAAGTGTGTGCCTTCTGGAACTTATGGGAACAAGCATGAGTGCCCTTGCTACAGGGACAAGAAGAACTCTAAGGGCAAACCTAAATGCCCTTGAAATTTATGTGTCCCAATTTTCTATGTGGTCAAATCTGGTCTTTAAATACTACTATAAGTTTTCTAGGTGTGTCAAAGTAATACTATATAGTGTGAAGATTAGTCAAAATAAATACTTTTACCAATAAATAAACGGGGTTCTTCTTTTGAACTCTCTTTTGTGATTGCCTGCTCTATTTCTATCTATTGAATTTTTACATATTATTAAATGTACTGGGATTTTTTGATTGTTCATGAATTATTTGCAATTTACTTAGCTTAGATCCACCCATCTCTTTCGATCACTACTACACGTTATGAAATACTCCCGCTGTCTCCTCTCTCTGTGATTTCTAAAACTATAAtctcaaattattttttattttagaaGTTGAagacaaaaatattatttttcaatttttccttAATAGTGGAgcagaataaatatttaatgaaaAGAGACTATATTTTGAGAAATAAATGAGGTAAAATAGTGAAAAATTCTTTCTAACTAATGTTTTCTTAATGGGTGTGTAAAAGAAAAACACGACAGATAATTTGATGTGGTAAAAGTAGGAATTAGCTAATGTAGTGAAAGAGATCACGGCTAGCACGTGAATCTGAATTAGTATGACAGAGTAAATTTTGCTTTGGGTTTATGTCAAACCCGCACTTTCTACTCTGCCTCCACCTCAGCCATGGGATAGCATCTATTTTCTTTGTACTACGTCACACATGCTGTCGTATTGAGTATTTAATGTTCCATGTGGTTGTTAGGGATATGAGAGAAAACTCAGAAAATGAACAACCATAAAAGACCGATACTAGTTCTAAGACTCGTTACAATCAAGAAAGACCTGATGACTGATCTGTGCAAATATATACATCTACTTCACTTCAATTCTTGTACTGAAACACGTGACTTCTGGGATGGATTCTCCTTTCATTTCAGGTAGTCGAGGTGCGGGTAAGCATTTACCGTGACGCTGTATGCCTCTTAGTCGAATTCTGAATATTTTCAAATCTAACTGATAAAACCACAAACAGCTTGATCTAGTTCTTTCACTAAGTACATTTTTTCGACGGAAGGATATAGACTTAGCACTCTAGTGATACCAGCGAGAGTCTCTTACATAATAGGTATGAGGATAATTTACACTATCCCCCTTCAGCCCCCTATGTAATTAAAAAATCCCTCACCATGATCTCCAAAAAAGTTTTTAAAATAGTTTGATGAGTTGCAGAAATAGAATGCATCTGAGGTATTTTACCCAATTTGGGCATGTAAAAGGGTGAGAGCTGTAGGAGATATATTCGTAAAACTGCAATCACATTAAGCAATAGTTACCCTTCGTATAAAACAAACATTATAAGATTACTTATTCAACAAATATTGTCTACATGCCCTATATTATGATATAACAACCAACAAGACAACCAAAAATATACAGTACACATTGAGGTGCGCTTGCATACTCAGCTTTATGCTCCTACAAGTTCAGATCTTTAACTTACATAGAAAACAAACAACATAAGAGAGAACAATAGATACTAGATGGATGCTACTAAACCCGAAATTCCATCAGACAAATCAAAAGAATGAAGGCACAGTAGTGGTGTCAACTACTCTCGAGTTAACTTATACCTGTCGCTTGTAAAATCTTGTACAATGTAGAGGGTCCTTCTTGCTAAACAACCGATCAAGGATCTTCTTCCCGTAAAGGTTACTTTGCATTGATGGAGAATTCAAGGTGATTAGGTTACAGAGAGCATTGAAGACATGGCCCTGCTCAGTCGAATTAACAAAATGTACATGTTATAATAACTCACAATGTAGATTCCAAACAAAAAAATGTagaatcaatatcaacaatgttCGAGTGACACGGAGGTCTAATAAGCAAAAGAAGCTAAAGATAGGTTATGGTAAGCCAGTTGATATTCAAATATTTCAAAAGTGGAAATAATATAAAATGCTTCAACAGAAGTTTGTTTTAAAATATAAGTCAAAGGGCTACTCAGAAATATACTACCGGCAGGAACTTAAACATCATAGCTTGCCACAACTTTCGAATTTCTTGAATATATAATAGACCAAAGAGATATTTGATTATCCTCATACATAAGAACATCTATACCATAATAATATGACCTGGATAATTAGTATTTTTAATCCATCTACTGAAACACAAATTGGACATACATCATCAATCTAAATTCTAGAAGTGTCATCAATACAAATTGAATTAGCTCTTTTTCCAGTTGAGGTTTCCCTCCATAATATCTTCTGCAATATTAAAAGTTTAAATAGCTCATAATTGTCGTACCCCTAGAAGGTTGTTTTAATCCAAGCTGAATTAGCACCTCCAGGTGGCTCATTAAAAGATAAGCAGGCTTATAGACCAAGGAATTTAGTGAAGTAAACTTACCTTTGCAATTTGCAGTGCTGTCTGGATGACAAAGTTACCATAAGGGTCCACCAGTAGCGTTGAAGCACTTGAGCTTCTGAGCAACTCGGAGATAATTCTCGTGGAGTGCTCTTCTCCTGACTCGAGGATAATTTTCTCAACAACATTACTAGCATACTTATTGCATGAGAGAGTCACAAAGTTTCCTTGAAGCCTATCCAGTAAAGTTTCTGTAACTCTTGGTAACTTCAGTCCCACAAGATGTTGCACCACATAGTTGCTAGATGAAATGTAACGTTTAAAAGCAATTAGACCTATATAGCAACTTGACATTCACACATTACATAAgcacaagaaaaaagaaaatgagtcataCCCGTATTGATCTTCTGATAGCTGCACTGCATTTGTTAATATCTCAGTTATCAGGCGATCTCGGAGTTCTCCGCGAGCGGACTCTACGCATGACTGCAGCACACAGCACCCGCTTTTTTGGGTTGCAATTGCAAAGCAGTTATTTGCAATTTCTTTGAGAAGATGCTGCAATATGCACTTCATATGTGAGATAGTTAAACAGAAGCACTAGTCTAGCTAATGGCAGAGGCAGGAGACAAGGGGAAACACCTAGCACCTTAGAGGGACATGAGATTGATTGTAAACAATATTCGGCAATAATATGAATAAAGCATATCTATAACTTCCATCCTAGGAACAATATAGGAAAGCAAGAAAAGAAGAAAGGCTAATCTTGAGGAAGTTGTGCATAACACGAAGTTGCAAAGAGACTTGGAGAGCAGCACTGTGCCTTGAAATGACATATTCAACCTAAAGCGATAAATTTGATTGTCTCAAAGTCACTTGCACAAAGTAATGGAGCATAAATACTTGTAATCTAGAAAACTTGCGCTTAGCAAGTACCCAAATATGCAGATGAACAActtaaaaaagaaaaggaatatgAAGATGAGGAAAAGGAGTGATTAAAACAGAAACTAGTGTAATTTCATTTACTGGGAACAACAAGAATTTTCATTCTATTATGCCTACTGCTTCTTTGAAGCAATATTATATATGTAAACTTTTCTTTCTTCACAGGCTTTTCCACTTACATAGATTTATCATTTCATCTCTATCAAGTTTATATCTTATAAATCACAACTCTCATGTGACATTTTATTGGTATCTAACAAACAGTAAATTTAGCGGGTTCATCAGtacacaatcaatcaatcaactaaCTCCTAATCTCAAATTATTAGGAGTGGGCTACATGGACACTCTGTAGCCACGAAGCTCTATTCAGGTCAATATCATTCCATTACTAGATAATTCAAGGCAAATTAAGTTTTTGGGAACTATAAATTCATACttatctcaacaacaacaacaacaacaacatacctagtgtaatcccacaagtggggtctggggaggctagagtgtacgcagaccttaccccaacCTTGGGAGATAGAGAGACTCTTTCCGGTAAATTCATACTTATCTCAATGAGGAAATAAAGGTAAGATTCCTAATAAACAATAATTTAAAGTGAAACAACAACAATTAAGCCAACAACTGTTGGTATCACTTATATGTATTCTTCCATTGTATTAGGTTCTTATCTAAATCCATATTGATTTGAGTTGTAGACTAATTTAATCTGTCTTCCACGTGATACATCTAATCTCAACTATCGTATTGTCGCATCTAAGGAACACTGGTGCATATGGAAGTCTACATAAAACATGGCTAAACCATATCAAGCAACCTTCCTTCACTTTATCCTATATAGGGCCATTTGGGTACAAGGATTAGGGGAGTTATCTCATCATAAAATTTGGGATTAAATTTGGCAAGTGTTAGGTTGAAGTATTAGCTAAAACCAGGATATAATTTATGCAAAATCATGGGATTATCTTAAGGTGGGATTGTGTATCCTGCTTATAATTCTGGGGGTTATATTTCTGGCATAATCTTGTTTTGAACCAAAGGAGTGTGTTGTTTGCGCACTCTCGGTTATGATCATTTGTAATCATGTGCAATCATGTATTAACGCGGATCCATATTTTCTCGATCAGTAAATAAATATAATGATGGAGAATCAACGCTAAGATGGTGCACTAATTTGTACACCAAAATTACACTCCTTTATTTCAACCATCCTACTTTAACATTATGTGTTAAATCTTCATCTATCATGCATATTCATAGTCTTAAGTTTTGGTTAACTCCTATAACTTTTGTATAAGAAGGAGTAATATGAAATATAAAAAAGTTCTACAAGTGTATGCATGTCATCATCCTCTAGGGTTACCTTAGAGGAATGTCTTCCTGAAAGGTTCTAGGCAAGCATTAAGAGTAGAGGTAAACAAGTATAAATATAAAAACCATTCATCACAGTCCATTAAAGGGCTTCATTATTCTGAGCAATGAAACTAGTTGAGTCTTCTACAGCAAAAGCTGATGGCACCAAAAGTTTGCAACTCCGTCCTAATGTTCAAGGAAATTCCTTCATTTAGTCATTGACATTATATACAAATAGCAGTTGTCTAAAACAAATGCAGCTCGCTCAGCAAAACTCGCTGCGTACTCGAATttgatatatacatacatagactCATGTAAATAtatactttaaaaaaataaaaaaaattatttaaaactaCATTGATAGGAAAAGGAGCCACAATATTTATTTCATAATTCATACAATATCCTAACTCAGAATACCAGTTCATATGCTCGCCAAACGCACAACTACAACCTTCATCTTTATCCATTTACACGTAAACATGGCAGAAAGACCAAATGAACTTCTCAGTTTTAAGATGTAGTACCAAAGTTAGTACAGACAAGAAGTTGAAACAAGGAATTGTTTTATACTAAATGCAGTGTTGAACAaaagcgcgcttaagccctgaagcacTAAGCAGAACATGTTGATCGCTTCGCCTAGCTTAACAGGCACTTCAGTATCGTCATCAAGACACTAAGGCAtatttttccttgccaatgagcgtAATTCTATAGAGTCGACACTAAACATATTTTTTCAATTTGTTTTGTCCATATATTTTTTAGTCATgcttataattattagtcttggactacaCATACAAATTTGTATTTTTTTCCCCCAAATTGCCTGTTcttcattaaagcccacgctttatttgtgttttgcgcttaaagccccaacgGACCTTAGCGCTTCTTTGCGCTTTTCGCCTTTGATAACAAAGCTAAATGACACTATAAGTTATTACACAGGACCTAGTACATTCTCTTGTGTACCCACAACTGAATGAGaacaaaaatcaaaactttttaacTCTTTCTTTATCAAACAAGTCAACAACAAACAATGCAGCCACAAGTTCAACACCAATAATTTAATGAAAGGTGGGGCACACAGGAAGAAAAAGACAATTCCAATCACATATATTATGATAGCAGCAGAGTATTATAATTTGTTTACCCTGGTGTACTCAATAGAGAATGTCTTGACACAATATTGTATCACGTGTTGACCACTTTGATCATTAGCCAATGCAACAGCAACAGGAGTTATAGCAGATAATATCAATGATCTTTGCTGTGGAGTACTAAGGTTGTCCAACAATTTCTGCATTGCTCTAGCCCTGGAAACACACattgtaataaataaataaataaaaacttacATACCTGAGCAATTTAAGTAAAAAGAATATTAATTTAATCACACATACCCATGTTGGCTGAAACAAATACCAATAAACTGATGGCTATTTCTTGTAATTGCTTGAATAATAGTTGTCCTTTGCTCCTCGTTACACACAACAAAAAGCTTTTGAATAACATAACTACCAGACTGATTCTTCATCAAATCACCAACATACTCAACCACCTCACTAAGTACAATTTCAATTTCTTCATTATTCCCTTTCTCAAGATTAGCCTGCAACATTTTACTCCCATGTTGATCCTTTGCAGCATTAACCACTTTTCCTCTCAAATCACTATTACTACCCATTAAATCAATTTGTTCATTCCAGCTAGCCAATTCTTGATTCACCTTTGCATTGGGTCCCCTAAAATTCAGATTTCTTGGTACAAAATTGGACGAAACTAGATGTTCAAAATGGTTATAATCCTTTAAACATGGTAAAATTTGGAACTGAGCAGTGGGTTCCCTAGGCAATAATGGTGACGTGGTCTGCAAGTGAGGAAAACCAGAATTTGACACGTCATAGTTACATCTCAAGTAATCATCATCTTCACTATATAGTAGTTGTTGCTGTTGTGGCCATGGTTGTAGATTCAACATTCTTGGGAGAATGTTGTTGTGTGTTGGGCCCACAAGATTCAGATTCTGGTGGGCCCCATTCTGGTGGGCCCGGATTAAAGCTTGACAATAATCAGCACTGTGTTGAGCTCTCAAACGGCCCATCAACAAAGAATCACCGTTATTAGAAGAAGTACGAAACGACGGCGTTTGTTGCAGGTGATGATGATCACCGTTAACAGATAAACGGGAAAAAGAAGATTCAAGAGAGGTATgatgaatgttgttgttgtttcttgGATGAAACTCTGTAAAGCTGTAGTTACGGTGAGATGGGTTAACGGAGTTGTTATTTTCAGGCATACCAGAGCTGTTTTCCGGGTTAACGGAGTTATAAGGATTTCTCTCCATCGCCGTTTGACAGATTTGGTAGAGTGGGGTGGACTTACAAGGGTTTTAGCATACTTCTTGTTCCTATAAATAGGCGATTTTTATTGGGTGGGGATTTTGGGTAATATAGAAAAATTAACGACTATTAATTTTATGTGTAAATATATGGATGGAAAGAGATAAATATGGGAGGAAAGtgaagagttagagaagaagagaAATACTGTTACACAAAATCTGCATGCAATATAAGGAAATAATCTCGGTTATAGTGTGCGATTGTTTAACAGACGCGGCGTCTGGTTTGCCCCTTTGTTTATTTTGActtcaaaaagtttttttttttttttcccacatAATAAGTAATACTAATACGAGTAGTATACTACTACTAGTTTTTGAGTTGATTCAAATAAGGGAACAATGATTAAATTATAAGTCGAATAGGTGATACTAGTTTCAAAATATTTCACCTAAATGTTTTGTTAAAATAGAAGTGATTATTTATTGATGGAGCACAGATAATTAGCAGTGAATCGAGAATTTACTAGGAGTGTTTAAAGTTTAATATGTATAAGTAATATCTTTAATTTATATCACAATGTATTATTTGATGTTCAGTTGACAACTAGTCATAATATTGATATAAAAATAATTACACCATTAAAAAATTTAATTCCGAGGGTTTATTGTTCAAACTGTGAGGGGGTTAAGTGAAATTTACTCTAGTTAATTCAGGAATTTCTTGTGGGTCCCTTTTCCCAACTTCTTCCTTATTTTATGTGAGAGATAAAAATCTCACttacaaagatgagaaaataTTGAGCACCTTACATACAAATCCCTTCCTTATGAAATTAGTTGAGTTTACTCCATATATGTCGAGTTTCAACTCGGCAACTATTTGAAAGTGCCGCGGAATCATGGAAGCAAATGATTTACATCTTAATAATATCGAAATTACTATCACGGCGTGACTAGCTATGATGCAATGTTTGATTTGACATTGTTACTATTTTTATTCATGTTCAATATTAatattatactccctctgtttcaatttgtttgaacttatttcttttttagtccgtgccaaaatgaatgatctctttcctaatttgaaaacaaattcactttatgaatgatttacagccacacaaattttcaagacttatttcgaaccacaagtttcaaaagtcttccctctttcttaaatatcgtgttcagttaaatagattcatataaattgaaacagagagagtagtAATTTTCTCAACAAGTTTAATATTTCGACGAAGGTGTTCAAGCCTCAGCTAATCACTATTCGTCAGATGTACTTCCGC
Coding sequences:
- the LOC132627801 gene encoding pumilio homolog 15-like, translated to MERNPYNSVNPENSSGMPENNNSVNPSHRNYSFTEFHPRNNNNIHHTSLESSFSRLSVNGDHHHLQQTPSFRTSSNNGDSLLMGRLRAQHSADYCQALIRAHQNGAHQNLNLVGPTHNNILPRMLNLQPWPQQQQLLYSEDDDYLRCNYDVSNSGFPHLQTTSPLLPREPTAQFQILPCLKDYNHFEHLVSSNFVPRNLNFRGPNAKVNQELASWNEQIDLMGSNSDLRGKVVNAAKDQHGSKMLQANLEKGNNEEIEIVLSEVVEYVGDLMKNQSGSYVIQKLFVVCNEEQRTTIIQAITRNSHQFIGICFSQHGARAMQKLLDNLSTPQQRSLILSAITPVAVALANDQSGQHVIQYCVKTFSIEYTRHLLKEIANNCFAIATQKSGCCVLQSCVESARGELRDRLITEILTNAVQLSEDQYGNYVVQHLVGLKLPRVTETLLDRLQGNFVTLSCNKYASNVVEKIILESGEEHSTRIISELLRSSSASTLLVDPYGNFVIQTALQIAKGHVFNALCNLITLNSPSMQSNLYGKKILDRLFSKKDPLHCTRFYKRQV
- the LOC132627802 gene encoding snakin-1, which encodes MKLLLATLLLVTLVLTPSLIQTSMAGSSYCDSKCKQRCSKAGLTDRCLKYCGICCEECKCVPSGTYGNKHECPCYRDKKNSKGKPKCP